In the genome of Heterodontus francisci isolate sHetFra1 chromosome 15, sHetFra1.hap1, whole genome shotgun sequence, one region contains:
- the akap14 gene encoding A-kinase anchor protein 14: protein MDLFTQLLTKQAEIIIKGVLEDAKRYLEELLRREGESSFEIGNIQWITSKDFTVAIGAKQIEEYISTWEFSNCWLHCLDYLKEEELEYHIHHHYRVRWSIPTRRKPIPRATACTYFIIEISKVKPPIFPVEVYFFFESNRLLHRPGQSRFREKWLKDIIESKILLMEKVTF, encoded by the exons ATGGACCTTTTCACCCAGCTATTGACGAAACAGGCTGAAATCATCATAAAGGGTGTTCTGGAAGATGCCAAGAGGTACCTTGAAGAGTTGTTGAGAAGAGAAG GAGAAAGTTCTTTTGAGATTGGCAACATCCAGTGGATTACATCCAAGGACTTCACAGTTGCCATTGGAGCGAAACAAATAGAGGAATATATTTCT ACATGGGAGTTTTCTAATTGCTGGCTTCACTGCCTGGACTATCTGAAAGAGGAGGAACTAGAATACCATATTCATCATCATTATCGTGTACGGTGGAGTATACCAACTCGAAGGAAGCCCATCCCACGAGCAACAGCCTGTACTTACTTTATCATTGAAATCTCTAAAGTTAAGCCACCT ATTTTTCCTGTTGAAGTTTACTTCTTTTTTGAATCAAACAGACTTCTGCACAG acctGGTCAATCAAGATTCAGAGAAAAATGGCTAAAAGACATCATCGAAAGCAAAATTCTGCTAATGGAAAAAGTGACCTTTTAG